TCAAAAACAGCTAATCGCTGTTTCGCGGATTCAACCAGTTCTTTTGCGCGTTTACGCGTATAGTCGATGCCATCATAACGATGAATCAACGCAATTACCTCTTCGAGGTCTTCATCACTGAGGAGGTCTTTTTCGACAATTTCTTCAACCCGGTTCCGTTCTTCGCCACTGCAATGACGCAGTGTTTCGATCAACGGCAGGGTCATTTTACCTTCTTCAAGATCGTGTCCGCAGGCTTTACCAAATTCAGCCTGATCAGCAACGTAATCCAGAGCATCATCCATAAACTGGAAAGCAATCCCCAGCTCCATACCGAATTCATGAAGAGCCTGTTCATGTTCTGCTGAAACACCACCGAGAATTCCGCCACAACGACAGGCGGCGGCAATCAATACCGCGGTTTTATCACGGACCACCTGCATATAACGATCTTCGCTCAGATCAAGGTCACAGGTGCTGATCAGTTGCAACACTTCCCCTTCGGCCATATTAGTCGTTGCATCAGACAACGCCTGAAGAATGGGCAGACTTCCGGTGCGCACCATGATGGAAAAGGATTTTGAAAACAAAAAGTCGCCGACCAGAACCGAGGCTTCGTTTCCCCAGACACTGTTGGCTGAGGCCGCGCCACGACGCAAATCCGCACTGTCGACCACATCGTCATGCAGCAAAGTGGCGGTATGGATAAATTCGACGACACTGGCAACACCGATATGGGTATCGCCTTGATATCCGGCGAGGCGCGCACAAAGCAGCACCAACATCGGCCGCATACGTTTGCCACCGCTGGCGAGAACATATTCCCCAACCTTGCGGATCAGGGCAACTTCAGAGTCGAGATCCTGCCTGAACTGCTGTTCAACCAGCGACATCTCTCCTTCGAGCATCTGTAGGACACGTTCCATGAATAACTACCTGCTTACTGACGGGACCGCAGGTAAACTTCCCTCCCCTGGTGGAAACTCCATGCGGTTCAATAACATTTCAACGTCGGGCAGTATAAAACAATCTGACCGGATTGGCATCTATAAAACTTGCATTAAATCAGTGACATCAAGACGTGGTGTTTTTCTCGCTTTCGGGGCGAGGTGGATAACCGGGAACAAACTGGCGACTTTGCTCATCCCAATAATAATGATCCTCAATCCAGATAGCTTCCACAGCATCAAGGTCGAGATCCATCCCCGGCATATTCTCACTCAGATACGAAGCATCAAGCATCTCATCATCGTCAATCATCAGATCGGCATTAAGATCCGCCCAGTGAATATGCTGGATCACCAACTGATCCGCGCCAATCAGCTCAATGCGAGTCCGTTCCGTTGTCGTGTGAGCGACCAGTTCGCCATTAAAACGCATCATGGATTTTAACCTGGCCTCTGGATCAACCTGCACGAGATAATAGATGGTCAACGGCTGTTCCTGAAGCTGCACAATCCAGCGCACCAGCCCCGTCTCAGGATCAACACTGTCAGGCGCCGGAACAGATGACATAAACCGCCAGCCTTGCGGTAGCTGCTCTCTCACCACGCCACGGATCGAGCCACTGCTAAAGCGTAACTGGACGGGAAAGACAGCTCCCGGAGCCGCATAACTCGGCAAAACCCGTTCTGCTAAAATCGCAGGTCTTGGCCAAAACCACACAGTTACAACTCCGGATAGCAAAACCACGAAAAGAAGAAGAAATATCCAGCGACGGGGAATTTTTCGTGAGTCGGCTTGTGGTGGGAGCGTTTCTTCCTCTTGGGGATGCCAAAGGATCTCTTCCAAAGCCACTTCGAGGGCCTCGGCCAATTTCTCAGCATTGGGACGCTTGATCGTCGGATAGCGGTTATTTTCCCACCGGGAAATGGTATCCGTCGTTACCCCGACCATCTTTGCCACATACAATTGCGTCAAAGACTGATCTTCACGAGCCTGACGAATCGCCGCACCATCAATCTGGAGCATCGCGTCATTTTTCTGAGGTTTTTCTTCAATCATAGTGTTGTGAGGGTAGCAGATCGTGATCAAAAGGGCAACGAAACAGCAGAATGCACACCCAAAAGCATACCTTCTAACCTGCTGAAATCAGAGGAATCCATATCGACATCGGCCAGTATACAGATCGACATCTAATGCATTGTCTGCAAAAGGCCGCTAAAACGATAGTCACAGTTTTACACCACTTTCCCATTTGACAAGGAGGTACCACAATGAAAACGAAACTGCTGTTGTCTGTCCTGTTCATGGCCCTGTTTGCCACCACCGCACTAGCCGCAGAGACCTACGAGTACACGGGCAAAGGAACTGTGACGTTCAATCACAAGATGCATGGTGAGAAAATGGACTGCAGCTCCTGTCACACCACCCAGCCGCCACAAAAAATTGCCATCACCGGCAAAGATGAGGGTCATGGACTGTGCCTTGACTGTCACAAAAAAGAGCAGGAAAAAGGCAACAGTGCCGCGCCTAAATCCTGCAGTCAATGTCATAAGAAATAACCATGACAACCCAACCTTTCTTTTGAGGAGAACATGATGAAAAAGACCCTGTATATGATTACCGCACTGAGCCTCGTCGCTGCCGTATCGACAACCGCTCTGGCAGAACAGACCACCGGGACCGTCACCAAGGTTCGTGGTGACAAAATCACCATTGAAGTCAGCCCGGATAGTGCCGGCAACATCTCTGTTGGTGACGGCGTCACCATTGAAGTCAGCAAAAAAGCCGCGGTGGCACCTGCGGCGGGCAACGATATGCTCACCGGCTGTTAATGCCCTCCCCTGTCGCCGGGTATCTTCGGATACCTGGCGATTTTTCTACGTACGAACAAAGGCCTGCCCCGTCATCTTGCATTTTGCCGTTTACCTTCGGACCAAATTACGCTACTCACTAAAGAATGGAAACGTGGTTGGAACAGTTGCTCAGCAGCGTCACGGCGACCCCTTGGTACTATCTCCTCGTCGCCGCTATCGCCACAGCGGAAGGTGTCGTCCTGATCGGCCTGGTGGTTCCCGGCAGTGTCCTGTGTGTGACCATCGGAGCCTTGGCCGCAGCCGGTCACGGCGACTTCGCACTGAGCTGTGTATGCGCCGCCATAGGAGCGCTGTTGGGCGACCTGATCAGCTATTTTCTGGGAGGGCGATTTGGACCCCGATTGACCCAGTCTGTTTTTCCGCAACGCAGTAAACCTCTTTTAAAACGAGCGCGGATTTTTTTCTCCGCTCACGGCGGTAAGAGCCTGTTTCTGGCCCGATTTTTAGGTCCGCTGCGGGGATTGGTCCCATTTGTTGCCGGCAGTGTGCAATATCCCCCCAAAGCTTTCCTGGGCTACAGCAGTCTTGCCGCAGCCTTATGGGGCATCAGCTATCCAGGCTTGGGCTATCTCGGCCTAAAATCCTGGCAACAGGTGTCTTTTCTTCATTCACTGGAAGGTCTTAGCATCCTGGGAGTCTTCCTTTTAATCCTCCTGATTACCGGACGTTATCTCCGCGATCAAAAACGCCATTAAGACGATATTGAAAAAAATCCCATCAAGGGAGTTTTTTCAACGGCGCAAGCCGAAAATGCGCTTCCCGTCTTGCAACCACAATCAAGGACGTGAAAATCCGTCTTTGATTGTGGTCGCCGGTCCATGGGCACTACAGTCTGTTTTTCAACAATCTGTTAAAGCACTGCGCCCCCTCTATGGTTCTTTTTTTCGCCATCAAATCATGGCATAATTCTCCGATGAATAAGGAGATTTCACTATGAACACGACAACTGCAACCCGGCTGCCTTCGGAATGGGAGGAACAGGATGGTGTCCTGTTATCCTGGCCGACACCTCAAAGCGACTGGGCCCCCTATTTAGATAAGATTCTTCCAGTTTTCATTGAGCTGGTCCGACAAATCAGCCGTTTTGAACAGGTCATTATCGTTACTCCGCAACCATCAGAAACCGTAGCCGTGTTACAACAGGCCGATATTTCGCTGCAGCGCGTGCAATGCTATGCCGTGAATACCAACGATACCTGGAGCCGAGATTTCGGTCCCATCACCGTGATCAAACAGGGGCAGCCGACCCTTTATGATTTTGGTTTTAATGGCTGGGGGCTGAAGTTTCCGGCCTGTTTTGACAACCAGATCACCCAAGCGCTGTCGGCGGCAGGTGCGTTTACCGCACCTGTTCATATTCAACCACTAATTCTGGAAGGCGGTAGCATTGAGTCTGACGGCGAGGGAATCCTGCTGACGACCAGTACCTGCCTGCTGAGCCCGAATCGTAATCCACACTTAAAAAAGCACGATATCGAACAGTTTTGTCACCTCCAGTTCGGAATCCGCAAAACCTTGTGGCTCGATCACGGCTATCTGGCCGGTGATGATACAGATTCTCATATTGATACGCTGGCCCGGCTGTGTCCTGACAATACGATTGTCTATGTCCAATGTGACGACCCGGACGATGAACACTACCCGGCGCTGAAGAAAATGGAGGAGCAACTACGCGGTTTTACAACGTTGGACGACGCGCCCTTTCGATTGTTGCCTCTGCCTTGGCCGCAAGCTGTTTATGATGAAGACGGCGACAGGCTTCCTGCGACCTACGCCAACTTTCTGGTCATCAACAACGCGCTTCTGGCCCCGATCTATAACGACCCTGCAGATAAAAAAGCTCTGGAGGTGCTGGCTCAGGCGTTCCCCGACCATGAACTGATCGCTATTGACTGCTCTGCGGTCATCCTGCAGCACGGTTCATTGCACTGTCTGACCATGCAACTGCCGAAAGGAACCTTGTCATGAGCACACGCCGCATTGCCCTGATTCAGCAAGCCTGCCAACCAACATCTGAACAGACCCGCGCTCACCTCAGCGCAGCGATACGTCAGGCTGCTCGGCAGGGTGCTGAACTCATTGTGTTACAGGAACTCCACAACGGTCCCTATTTCTGCCAGCATCAATCGTGCGATAATTTTGAACTTGCTGAACCGATTCCCGGCCCAAGTTGCGACCATTTCGCGACATTGGCTCGAGAACTTGAAGTGGTGCTGGTCTGCAGCCTCTTTGAACGGCGTGCGGCTGGGTTGTATCACAACACAGCGGTTGTCTTCGAGAGTAATGGTCAGATGGCGGGAATGTATCGTAAAATGCATATTCCTGACGATCCGGGTTATAATGAAAAATTTTATTTCACCCCGGGAGATCTAGGATTCACCCCAATTCCAACCAGTGTCGGCACTCTTGGTGTTCTGGTCTGCTGGGATCAATGGTATCCGGAAGCAGCCCGCTTGATGGCTCTCGCCGGATGCGACATGCTGATTTATCCAACCGCAATCGGTTGGGACCCTCAGGACACGGATGAAGAACAGCAGCGCCAACGTGAAGCCTGGATAACCGTACAACGTGGCCACGCTGTTGCCAACGGCCTGCCGGTTATCAGTGTCAACCGGGTGGGCTTTGAAGCAGATCCAACCGGTACGACTGCCGGGGCACAGTTCTGGGGCAGCAGTTTCGTTGCCGGGCCACAAGGCGAAATTCTCACCCAGGCAGACAGCGAACAGGAAACGGTGCTGATTCACGATCTTGATCTGCAACGTAGTGAACAAGTGCGACGCATCTGGCCGTTTTTACGCGATCGCCGCATTGATTCTTACGGTGACCTGACCAAGCGCTTTAGGGACTGAGACAATAATCACGATAGGAAGAACCGCGAGATCATTGCGCAAACCACATTGCTCGGCTAGGCTTTATAGGATACGTCTATCAGCCGACATGAGGTCTGTATGCGCACACTGCCCCTCTTCCCCATAAAGTCGCCTTCAATCACCAAGCGTTGGATCCCCTATGCAACAGCTCTGCTTCTGTGTCTAGCGGTTTATTCGTTGTGGCTGGCTCTTGAAGAGAGGGAAACAAAAGCACGCCATCAGACAGTCCGGGGTGAGGCTTACGCGCTTCTCAATTTAATCGAAGTGGATCTCGAACAACGTATCCGATCACTGCAACGGTTTGTCTTTCGCTGGCAGCAACGCGGCGGCATGAGTCGTGACGAATTCCTTTTTGAAGCGGCCAGTTATCTCGGGGACCACCCTGGCTACCAGGCTCTGGAATGGGTCGACCCTGGGTTCAAGGTGCGTTGGGTTGTCCCAGAAAAAGGCAATGAAGAAGCCTTGGGTCTCAATTTAGCCCTCGAGCAACAGCGCCGGACAGCCCTCAAACTCGCCCGACACCAAAAAGTTCCCACACTGACTGCGCCCATTGAATTAGTCCAGGGAGGCGTTGGCTTTCTCGTCTATCTTCCGATCTTTGCTAATGACCATTTTGATGGTTTTTTATTGGCCGTTTTCCGCACAGAATCCTGGATTGAATCATTGCTCGCTGCCCGACATTCTCCGGTTCGCTTTCTGTCGCGCATCTCTATGGACAAGGATGAAATTTATCGCTCGTCAACATGGCAAGATTCTGCGGAGCCTCTGCATGAACAACAGCAATTGACGATTCGCAACCATCTTTTCCGGGTTGAGAGTCGGCCGACAGCACAATTTTTAAATGACAGCCATACGCCCTTACCTCAGCTGGTGCTGATTTTCGGCTTAAGCCTGACAGCTTGCCTCACTGTCATTATTATCTTGTTCCAAAAAGCCGCCAGCGCCGTCCATAGCGTCACGGAAAACAAAAAATCTCTGGAGTCAGAAATACAGCAGCGTAAAAAGATTGAAGCGGAGAGGGAACTATTACTTAACGATATTGGAGAGAGGATAAAAGCTCTTCATTGCCTTTATAGCCTGTCGCGACTGGCTGAAAGTACCGGAAAGAATGTCGATCAATTTCTTCGCGAGTCAGTCGAATGTCTGCCCCCGGCCTGGCAATTTCCGGAATACGCGACAGCACGCATTATTTTTGACGAGACGTGCTATACGACCAGTGACTTTCAGCAAAGCCCGTTATTACTGGAAGCAGCGATTCAGATCAATGACCGGCGACGTGGCGTGGTTCAAATTTGTTACTCTGAATCACTTCACCACGCTGACCAAGAAGTGTTTAGCGAAGAAGAACGTTACCTGATCAACGAAATTGCTGACCGTGTCGGTAGCGTCGTCCTGCAAAAAAAAGCGGCCGAAGCA
This is a stretch of genomic DNA from uncultured Desulfuromonas sp.. It encodes these proteins:
- a CDS encoding helix-turn-helix transcriptional regulator: MLQIDGAAIRQAREDQSLTQLYVAKMVGVTTDTISRWENNRYPTIKRPNAEKLAEALEVALEEILWHPQEEETLPPQADSRKIPRRWIFLLLFVVLLSGVVTVWFWPRPAILAERVLPSYAAPGAVFPVQLRFSSGSIRGVVREQLPQGWRFMSSVPAPDSVDPETGLVRWIVQLQEQPLTIYYLVQVDPEARLKSMMRFNGELVAHTTTERTRIELIGADQLVIQHIHWADLNADLMIDDDEMLDASYLSENMPGMDLDLDAVEAIWIEDHYYWDEQSRQFVPGYPPRPESEKNTTS
- a CDS encoding polyprenyl synthetase family protein, producing MERVLQMLEGEMSLVEQQFRQDLDSEVALIRKVGEYVLASGGKRMRPMLVLLCARLAGYQGDTHIGVASVVEFIHTATLLHDDVVDSADLRRGAASANSVWGNEASVLVGDFLFSKSFSIMVRTGSLPILQALSDATTNMAEGEVLQLISTCDLDLSEDRYMQVVRDKTAVLIAAACRCGGILGGVSAEHEQALHEFGMELGIAFQFMDDALDYVADQAEFGKACGHDLEEGKMTLPLIETLRHCSGEERNRVEEIVEKDLLSDEDLEEVIALIHRYDGIDYTRKRAKELVESAKQRLAVFENGEAKQALEILADYVVSRTK
- a CDS encoding agmatine deiminase family protein, which codes for MNTTTATRLPSEWEEQDGVLLSWPTPQSDWAPYLDKILPVFIELVRQISRFEQVIIVTPQPSETVAVLQQADISLQRVQCYAVNTNDTWSRDFGPITVIKQGQPTLYDFGFNGWGLKFPACFDNQITQALSAAGAFTAPVHIQPLILEGGSIESDGEGILLTTSTCLLSPNRNPHLKKHDIEQFCHLQFGIRKTLWLDHGYLAGDDTDSHIDTLARLCPDNTIVYVQCDDPDDEHYPALKKMEEQLRGFTTLDDAPFRLLPLPWPQAVYDEDGDRLPATYANFLVINNALLAPIYNDPADKKALEVLAQAFPDHELIAIDCSAVILQHGSLHCLTMQLPKGTLS
- a CDS encoding DedA family protein, with translation MEQLLSSVTATPWYYLLVAAIATAEGVVLIGLVVPGSVLCVTIGALAAAGHGDFALSCVCAAIGALLGDLISYFLGGRFGPRLTQSVFPQRSKPLLKRARIFFSAHGGKSLFLARFLGPLRGLVPFVAGSVQYPPKAFLGYSSLAAALWGISYPGLGYLGLKSWQQVSFLHSLEGLSILGVFLLILLITGRYLRDQKRH
- a CDS encoding cytochrome c3 family protein, with amino-acid sequence MKTKLLLSVLFMALFATTALAAETYEYTGKGTVTFNHKMHGEKMDCSSCHTTQPPQKIAITGKDEGHGLCLDCHKKEQEKGNSAAPKSCSQCHKK
- a CDS encoding diguanylate cyclase, which translates into the protein MRTLPLFPIKSPSITKRWIPYATALLLCLAVYSLWLALEERETKARHQTVRGEAYALLNLIEVDLEQRIRSLQRFVFRWQQRGGMSRDEFLFEAASYLGDHPGYQALEWVDPGFKVRWVVPEKGNEEALGLNLALEQQRRTALKLARHQKVPTLTAPIELVQGGVGFLVYLPIFANDHFDGFLLAVFRTESWIESLLAARHSPVRFLSRISMDKDEIYRSSTWQDSAEPLHEQQQLTIRNHLFRVESRPTAQFLNDSHTPLPQLVLIFGLSLTACLTVIIILFQKAASAVHSVTENKKSLESEIQQRKKIEAERELLLNDIGERIKALHCLYSLSRLAESTGKNVDQFLRESVECLPPAWQFPEYATARIIFDETCYTTSDFQQSPLLLEAAIQINDRRRGVVQICYSESLHHADQEVFSEEERYLINEIADRVGSVVLQKKAAEALAKERQRLAFILEGTHVGTWEWNVQTGETTFNSRWAEHLGYRLEELTPVSIKTWKELTHPEDMKKALRALQRHFSGREQYYECEIRLQHKQGHWVWILDRGKVSVWTEDGAPLLMFGTHMDISAQKQAEARIRHLANHDALTGLPSLRLVRDRINVALENAHRKREQCAILFFDLDGFKAINDQYGHDAGDFVLQTVAGHLLDCVRRTDTVARIGGDEFLLLLTEIKTTRDIETIAAKVVESVDQPMEFEGHRLQVQASVGIAVYPQHGHTAKALIKQADNAMYAVKNSGKNSYAFATDR
- a CDS encoding carbon-nitrogen hydrolase → MSTRRIALIQQACQPTSEQTRAHLSAAIRQAARQGAELIVLQELHNGPYFCQHQSCDNFELAEPIPGPSCDHFATLARELEVVLVCSLFERRAAGLYHNTAVVFESNGQMAGMYRKMHIPDDPGYNEKFYFTPGDLGFTPIPTSVGTLGVLVCWDQWYPEAARLMALAGCDMLIYPTAIGWDPQDTDEEQQRQREAWITVQRGHAVANGLPVISVNRVGFEADPTGTTAGAQFWGSSFVAGPQGEILTQADSEQETVLIHDLDLQRSEQVRRIWPFLRDRRIDSYGDLTKRFRD